Proteins encoded within one genomic window of Litorilinea aerophila:
- a CDS encoding LysM peptidoglycan-binding domain-containing protein: MGKTDRAGRRWRRGLASIALALALLMVAWPGAALAGRDEVRHYTVRPGDTLSEIALWFDVSVGALMQANGLRNPNHIYTGQVLVIPGAWHDDMDMGQKCVDYHTVRRNQTLSAIAAYYGIDPYDLARANGIYNLNQIYSGQKLCIPGRGKGEMKPPMGGTGGPVQAMPMKPPPMGMPMETMPPMDPPMKKPMDRPMDSMPPMDARPDRPEMKRPPEKPMQGPPPKETPWHGVYYRGKYFEEVAFEREDPEIRFYWGTGSPGEGLPENYFSVKWERIAFFPPGTYRFFATADDGVRVFVDGQLIIDGWHIQPATEYQADIQLQGGYHKVQVDYFEESNEATIRVHWEARR, encoded by the coding sequence ATGGGTAAAACCGACCGTGCCGGAAGACGATGGCGGCGCGGCCTCGCTTCCATCGCGCTGGCCCTCGCGCTGTTGATGGTGGCCTGGCCCGGTGCAGCCCTGGCCGGCCGTGACGAAGTCAGACACTACACGGTCCGACCGGGCGATACCCTGTCCGAGATCGCCCTCTGGTTTGATGTTTCCGTGGGCGCGCTCATGCAGGCCAATGGCCTCCGCAACCCCAACCACATCTACACAGGCCAGGTCCTGGTCATCCCCGGTGCGTGGCATGACGACATGGACATGGGCCAGAAGTGTGTCGACTACCACACCGTCCGCCGCAATCAAACCCTCTCGGCCATCGCAGCCTACTACGGAATCGACCCCTACGATCTGGCCAGGGCCAACGGCATCTACAACCTCAACCAGATCTACAGCGGCCAGAAGCTGTGCATCCCTGGTCGGGGCAAAGGGGAGATGAAGCCGCCCATGGGTGGCACAGGCGGTCCGGTGCAGGCCATGCCCATGAAGCCCCCTCCCATGGGTATGCCTATGGAGACCATGCCGCCCATGGATCCCCCCATGAAGAAGCCCATGGACAGGCCAATGGATTCCATGCCGCCCATGGACGCACGTCCAGACCGGCCAGAGATGAAGCGGCCGCCGGAAAAGCCGATGCAGGGGCCCCCACCCAAGGAAACTCCCTGGCATGGGGTCTACTATCGGGGCAAATACTTCGAGGAAGTGGCCTTCGAGCGGGAAGATCCAGAGATTCGCTTCTACTGGGGTACGGGAAGCCCGGGCGAGGGCCTGCCAGAGAACTACTTCAGCGTGAAGTGGGAGCGCATCGCCTTCTTCCCGCCGGGCACCTACCGCTTCTTCGCCACCGCGGATGACGGCGTGCGGGTCTTTGTGGATGGCCAGCTCATCATCGACGGGTGGCACATCCAGCCGGCCACCGAGTACCAGGCGGACATCCAGCTCCAGGGCGGCTACCACAAGGTGCAGGTGGACTATTTCGAGGAGAGCAACGAGGCCACCATCCGGGTCCACTGGGAAGCTCGCCGCTGA
- a CDS encoding MBL fold metallo-hydrolase RNA specificity domain-containing protein, protein MQITIHGAAQEVTGSLHLLEVNGHRILLECGLFQGRRADTYQRNLNFPFDPASIDTLILSHAHIDHSGNIPNLVKQGFRGNIWCTAATRNLSTYMLLDSGHIQEQDVLYLNKRRARRGEPPVEPIYTRQDAQRCLDQFIGVGLHRPVIVADGVELTFHNAGHILGAAHVALDIREHQTGKRWRLVFSGDIGRAESAILNPPELLKEADILIMESTYGDRLHDSYESARKKLRRVVNDTARRQGKVIIPAFAVGRTQEIVYALNYLDAQGEIPELPIFVDSPLAVNATDVFRMHPEAWNPTVQEFLVEDQRRSPFDFHGLEYVRDVRRSKQLNNLVGPAIIISASGMAESGRILHHLKNNIEYPQNTILLVSFMAQHTLGRRLKDGHKRVRIFGEEYEVRARVESIDGYSAHADQAGLLRWAGSFDRQRLQEILVVHGEPEAANTLAEHLRAEHSAQVHVPSRGQTFQF, encoded by the coding sequence ATGCAGATCACCATCCACGGCGCGGCCCAGGAAGTCACCGGCTCCCTCCACCTGCTGGAAGTCAACGGCCACCGCATCCTGCTAGAATGTGGCCTTTTCCAGGGGCGCCGCGCGGACACCTACCAGCGCAACCTGAACTTCCCCTTCGACCCGGCCTCCATCGACACCCTCATCCTCAGCCACGCCCACATCGACCACTCGGGGAACATCCCCAACCTGGTCAAACAGGGTTTCCGGGGCAACATCTGGTGCACGGCTGCCACCCGCAACCTGAGCACCTACATGCTCCTGGACAGCGGCCACATCCAGGAACAGGATGTGCTCTACCTGAACAAGCGCCGGGCGCGCCGGGGTGAGCCGCCGGTGGAGCCCATCTACACCCGCCAGGACGCCCAGCGCTGCCTGGATCAGTTCATCGGCGTGGGCCTGCACCGGCCGGTCATCGTGGCGGATGGGGTTGAGCTCACCTTCCACAACGCCGGACACATCCTGGGCGCGGCCCATGTGGCGCTGGATATCCGGGAGCACCAGACGGGCAAGCGCTGGCGGCTGGTCTTCAGCGGGGACATCGGCCGGGCAGAGAGCGCCATCCTCAACCCGCCCGAGCTGCTGAAGGAGGCCGACATCCTCATCATGGAGAGCACCTATGGAGACCGCCTCCACGATAGCTACGAGTCGGCCCGGAAGAAGCTACGCCGGGTGGTGAACGATACCGCCCGGCGCCAGGGCAAAGTCATCATCCCCGCCTTCGCGGTGGGCCGCACCCAGGAGATCGTCTACGCCCTCAACTACCTGGACGCCCAGGGGGAAATCCCAGAGCTGCCGATCTTCGTGGACAGCCCCCTGGCTGTGAACGCCACCGACGTCTTCCGCATGCACCCGGAGGCGTGGAATCCCACCGTCCAAGAATTCCTGGTGGAAGATCAACGCCGCAGCCCCTTCGACTTCCATGGGTTGGAGTATGTGCGGGATGTGCGCCGCAGCAAACAGCTCAACAACCTGGTGGGGCCGGCCATCATCATCAGCGCCAGCGGCATGGCCGAGAGCGGGCGCATCCTCCACCACCTCAAGAACAACATCGAATACCCCCAGAACACGATCCTGCTGGTCAGCTTCATGGCCCAACACACCCTGGGCCGCCGCCTCAAGGATGGCCACAAGCGGGTGCGCATCTTCGGGGAAGAGTACGAAGTGCGGGCGCGGGTGGAATCCATCGACGGCTACAGCGCCCACGCCGACCAGGCCGGCCTGCTGCGTTGGGCCGGCTCGTTTGACCGCCAGCGGCTCCAGGAGATCCTCGTCGTCCACGGCGAGCCCGAAGCCGCCAACACCCTGGCCGAACATCTGCGGGCAGAGCACAGCGCCCAGGTCCATGTCCCCAGCCGTGGGCAGACTTTCCAGTTTTAG